A part of Pararhizobium sp. A13 genomic DNA contains:
- the thiP gene encoding thiamine/thiamine pyrophosphate ABC transporter permease ThiP, whose translation MTLAAGALCLGGIVLFVCLAAFALLAFDEPGAARQSGLFDAYVWRVMRFTLLQASLSTFLSIVLAIPVARALARQPSFPGRVWVIRLLALPLGLPALVAALGLIGIWGRQGMLNTGFAWLGLDQPISIYGLSGILLAHVFFNLPLAARLMLGGLDRIPGEYWLVGANLGMRPLSIFRFIEWPAIRGLLPGIAGLIFMLCVTSFTLVLTLGGGPAASTIEVAIYQALRFDFDPPRAIALSLLQITLTAALLVAMRLLTPRAEEGQGGGRDVRRFDGRNHSGRVGDGLAIALAVLFLALPLGSVIASGLRSDLRKLVGDPMAQQALFTSLVIALVSGTLCVAATALMIRSRQIALAPRHPLRLHRGFSGFISMSASLVLLVPPVVLGAGWFLLLRPLGDVAAFAPLLVILINMLMALPFVYRVLEPAMVTHSARTGRLAASLGLGGWHRLRFVDWPVLRKPLMMALSFASALSLGDLGAVALFGSQNMVTLPWLLYSRMGSYRSTDAAGLALFLGLVCLVLTIAGTPSTVKNDQGSKDAAA comes from the coding sequence CTGACCTTGGCCGCCGGGGCGCTCTGCCTCGGCGGCATCGTTCTGTTCGTTTGCCTCGCCGCCTTCGCCTTGCTTGCCTTCGATGAGCCGGGTGCAGCGCGGCAATCGGGGCTTTTCGACGCCTATGTCTGGCGCGTGATGCGGTTCACGCTGCTGCAGGCCTCGCTCTCCACTTTCCTTTCGATTGTACTCGCCATTCCCGTTGCCCGCGCTCTGGCCCGGCAACCGTCCTTTCCCGGGCGTGTCTGGGTCATCCGGTTGCTGGCGTTGCCGCTCGGCCTGCCGGCGCTGGTCGCGGCGCTGGGTCTGATCGGCATCTGGGGGCGGCAGGGGATGCTCAACACTGGCTTCGCCTGGCTGGGCCTGGATCAGCCGATCAGCATCTACGGACTTTCCGGCATCCTGCTCGCGCATGTCTTTTTCAACCTGCCGCTGGCCGCGCGGCTGATGCTCGGCGGACTGGATCGCATCCCCGGCGAATATTGGCTGGTCGGCGCCAATCTCGGCATGCGGCCGCTTTCGATCTTCCGCTTCATCGAGTGGCCGGCCATTCGTGGTCTGCTTCCGGGCATCGCCGGCCTCATCTTCATGCTCTGCGTCACCAGTTTCACCCTGGTGCTGACGCTCGGCGGCGGGCCGGCGGCGAGTACCATCGAGGTGGCGATCTATCAGGCGCTGCGCTTCGATTTCGATCCGCCGCGTGCGATCGCCCTGTCGTTGCTGCAGATCACCCTGACGGCGGCCTTGCTGGTCGCGATGCGCCTTTTAACGCCGAGGGCCGAGGAAGGTCAGGGCGGCGGGCGCGACGTCAGGCGCTTCGATGGGCGAAATCACTCGGGCAGGGTGGGCGACGGCCTAGCCATCGCGCTCGCCGTGCTGTTTCTTGCACTGCCGCTCGGCTCCGTCATCGCCTCCGGTCTGCGGTCCGATCTCCGGAAGCTCGTGGGCGATCCGATGGCGCAGCAGGCCCTTTTCACCAGCCTTGTCATTGCGCTTGTTTCAGGCACGCTCTGCGTTGCGGCGACGGCGCTTATGATCCGTTCGCGGCAGATCGCCCTTGCGCCGCGGCACCCACTGAGGCTCCATCGCGGATTTTCCGGCTTTATTTCCATGAGCGCGTCCCTGGTGCTGCTTGTGCCGCCGGTGGTCCTGGGCGCAGGATGGTTCCTGCTGCTGCGGCCGCTCGGCGATGTCGCCGCCTTTGCGCCGCTGCTGGTCATCCTGATCAACATGCTGATGGCGCTGCCCTTTGTCTATCGCGTGCTGGAGCCGGCCATGGTCACGCATTCGGCCCGCACCGGCAGGCTTGCGGCGAGCCTCGGGCTCGGCGGATGGCATCGGCTGCGATTCGTCGACTGGCCGGTCCTGCGCAAGCCGCTCATGATGGCTCTGTCCTTTGCCTCTGCGCTGTCGCTTGGCGATCTCGGCGCGGTTGCCCTGTTCGGCTCGCAGAATATGGTCACGCTGCCCTGGCTGCTCTATAGCCGCATGGGCAGCTACCGCTCCACCGACGCGGCGGGGCTTGCGCTGTTTCTCGGCCTCGTCTGCCTCGTGCTGACCATCGCCGGCACGCCATCCACAGTGAAGAATGACCAGGGGAGCAAAGATGCCGCCGCGTGA
- the thiB gene encoding thiamine ABC transporter substrate binding subunit encodes MRKLLISLVSALAVLTPPVAAFAHDKTLTVYTYESFTSEWGPAAKVAEAFEKTCHCKVDYVSVADGVELLTRLKLEGAASKADVVLGLDTNLVSEAKATGFFAPHGLDLSAVKVPGGFTDDTFVPYDYGHFAVIYDTETLKEPPKSLKELVEGDPSQKIVIEDPRTSTPGLGLLLWVKSVYGDRAGAAWAKLKDRVLTVTPGWSEAYGLFTKGEAPMVLSYTTSPAYHMVAESTDRYQAAAFSEGHYIQIEVAGMTKNAKDPALAKDFLSFVTGPEFQSIIPTTNWMMPVAATKEPLPDAFGKLVNPEKTFLMSSDEVAANRKAWIDEWLAAMSKN; translated from the coding sequence ATGCGCAAGCTATTGATTTCCCTGGTTTCAGCCCTTGCTGTCTTGACGCCGCCGGTTGCGGCCTTCGCGCATGACAAGACGCTGACGGTCTACACCTATGAAAGCTTCACCAGCGAATGGGGACCGGCTGCCAAGGTCGCCGAAGCCTTCGAAAAGACCTGCCATTGCAAGGTCGACTATGTGAGCGTCGCCGACGGCGTCGAGCTTTTGACCCGGCTGAAGCTCGAAGGGGCTGCCTCCAAAGCCGATGTCGTGCTCGGCCTCGACACCAATCTCGTCTCCGAAGCCAAGGCGACCGGCTTCTTTGCGCCACATGGCCTCGATCTCTCCGCCGTCAAGGTTCCCGGCGGCTTCACCGACGATACCTTCGTTCCCTACGACTACGGCCATTTCGCCGTGATCTACGACACCGAGACGCTGAAGGAACCGCCGAAAAGCCTGAAGGAACTGGTGGAGGGCGATCCGAGCCAGAAGATCGTCATCGAGGACCCGCGGACCTCGACGCCAGGCCTCGGCCTCTTGCTGTGGGTCAAGTCGGTCTATGGCGACCGGGCCGGTGCCGCCTGGGCGAAGCTCAAGGATCGCGTCCTGACGGTAACGCCCGGCTGGTCGGAAGCCTATGGCCTGTTCACCAAGGGGGAGGCGCCGATGGTGCTGTCCTACACGACCTCGCCCGCCTATCACATGGTCGCGGAGAGCACCGACCGCTATCAGGCGGCGGCCTTTTCGGAAGGTCACTACATCCAGATCGAAGTGGCCGGCATGACAAAGAATGCCAAGGACCCGGCGCTCGCCAAGGACTTCCTTTCCTTCGTCACCGGACCGGAGTTCCAGTCGATCATCCCGACGACCAACTGGATGATGCCGGTGGCCGCCACCAAGGAGCCGCTGCCGGATGCCTTCGGCAAGCTGGTCAATCCGGAAAAGACTTTTCTGATGTCTTCCGACGAGGTTGCCGCCAACCGCAAGGCCTGGATCGACGAATGGCTCGCCGCCATGAGCAAGAACTGA
- a CDS encoding MDR family MFS transporter, whose translation MDMHAAPPPLVSSHALRLTLFLFLMTALFMATLDNQIVATALPTIVAEFGEMERFGWIGSAYLLATCAVMPLYGKLGDLFGRKYVMLAAVAIFTLGSVACGLAVSMNTLIAARVLQGLGGGGIMVSIFSITADLFEPRERARYQSYSSLVLMASGAIGPVLGGTMSDLFGWRSIFLVNIPIGVIVLSGLFFFLPYRRPTRLPTIDYAGALLLAGAVTSVVLLGDGAELFGSLFSLGSLAVTAIGVLCAVAWVLVERRAPEPIVPLTLFRNPTFSLMLVISLMSGAVGIGMVNYFALFLQTTTGLTPSAAGVLFVLLTGGIVAGALTAGRLISLSGRYKPFAITSASLTALALLMFTQVHPGTPLFVIGAIMALHGIGIGFGQQVPVVGVQNVASRGDVGAATGAVTLSRMAGASIAISIYGATIAAGLARGAVSIPGVEDIEKLTPLMLSALPEATRRLVAESYTAAFQPLFLTAVGITLVTLVSAISLKAVRLPQKPVV comes from the coding sequence ATGGACATGCACGCCGCACCGCCACCGCTCGTTTCGAGCCACGCGCTTCGCCTGACGCTTTTCCTCTTCCTGATGACCGCGCTGTTCATGGCGACGCTGGACAACCAGATCGTCGCGACGGCGCTGCCGACCATCGTCGCCGAGTTCGGCGAGATGGAGCGGTTCGGCTGGATCGGCTCGGCTTATCTGCTCGCCACCTGCGCGGTCATGCCGCTCTACGGCAAGCTCGGCGACCTGTTCGGTCGCAAATATGTGATGCTTGCGGCGGTGGCGATCTTCACGCTGGGCTCCGTCGCCTGCGGTCTCGCCGTGTCGATGAACACGCTGATCGCGGCGCGCGTGCTGCAGGGGCTCGGCGGCGGCGGCATCATGGTGTCGATCTTCTCCATCACCGCCGACCTGTTCGAGCCGCGCGAGCGCGCCCGCTACCAGAGCTATTCGAGCCTCGTGCTGATGGCGTCGGGCGCCATCGGCCCGGTGCTCGGCGGCACGATGAGCGACCTGTTCGGCTGGCGATCGATCTTCCTCGTCAATATCCCGATCGGGGTGATCGTGCTCTCCGGCCTGTTCTTTTTCCTGCCCTATCGGCGGCCGACGCGCCTGCCGACGATCGACTATGCCGGCGCGCTTCTGCTCGCCGGCGCAGTGACCAGTGTGGTGCTTTTGGGCGACGGCGCGGAACTGTTCGGCTCGCTGTTTTCGCTCGGAAGCCTTGCGGTCACAGCCATAGGCGTGCTTTGTGCGGTCGCCTGGGTGCTGGTCGAACGGCGCGCGCCGGAGCCGATCGTGCCGCTGACGCTATTCCGCAATCCGACCTTCAGCCTGATGCTGGTAATTTCGCTGATGAGCGGCGCCGTCGGCATCGGCATGGTCAACTATTTCGCGCTGTTCCTGCAGACGACGACGGGCCTGACGCCGTCGGCGGCCGGGGTGCTCTTCGTCCTGCTGACGGGTGGCATCGTCGCAGGCGCGTTGACGGCCGGGCGGCTGATATCGCTCTCCGGCCGCTACAAGCCGTTTGCGATCACCAGCGCCAGCCTGACGGCCCTGGCCTTGCTGATGTTCACGCAGGTCCATCCCGGGACACCGCTCTTCGTCATCGGCGCCATCATGGCGCTGCACGGCATCGGCATCGGTTTCGGCCAGCAGGTGCCTGTCGTTGGCGTGCAGAACGTGGCGTCGCGCGGCGATGTCGGCGCTGCCACGGGTGCCGTGACCCTGTCGCGCATGGCCGGCGCCTCGATCGCAATCTCGATCTACGGCGCGACGATCGCCGCCGGACTGGCACGCGGCGCAGTCTCGATCCCGGGCGTCGAGGACATCGAAAAGCTGACGCCGCTGATGCTGTCGGCACTGCCGGAGGCAACCCGCCGGCTGGTCGCCGAAAGCTATACGGCCGCCTTCCAGCCGTTGTTTCTGACGGCCGTCGGCATCACGCTGGTCACGCTTGTCTCGGCCATCAGCCTGAAGGCGGTACGGTTGCCGCAGAAGCCGGTGGTTTGA
- a CDS encoding MarR family winged helix-turn-helix transcriptional regulator has translation MEHDTLEQTTDSSDAEAHRALIGRSMGRWRLLVGRRVLARLAIDNVAPGLEISHLDVLDAVRRAEPEGEVTVGTIADFMRIDPSRASRIVSDMVARGALRREASQADARRIIVVMTELGKKLMLEVQAVKRGVIETILADWPEDDVAAFAVLFDKFVAGMERIHQNRENAGHGER, from the coding sequence ATGGAACACGACACACTGGAACAGACGACAGACAGCAGCGATGCCGAGGCGCACCGCGCCTTGATCGGCCGTTCGATGGGACGCTGGCGACTTCTGGTCGGGCGGCGGGTGCTTGCTCGCTTGGCAATCGACAATGTCGCGCCAGGCCTTGAAATCTCCCATCTCGACGTCCTTGATGCGGTCCGCCGGGCCGAGCCGGAGGGCGAGGTGACGGTCGGCACGATCGCCGACTTCATGCGCATCGACCCCTCGCGCGCCAGCCGCATCGTCTCCGACATGGTGGCGCGCGGCGCCCTGCGGCGGGAAGCCTCGCAGGCCGATGCCCGGCGCATCATCGTCGTCATGACCGAGCTCGGGAAAAAGCTGATGCTCGAGGTGCAGGCGGTCAAGCGCGGCGTGATCGAAACCATCCTCGCCGACTGGCCGGAAGACGACGTCGCTGCCTTTGCCGTCCTGTTCGACAAGTTCGTCGCCGGCATGGAGCGCATCCATCAGAACCGCGAAAACGCCGGACACGGCGAGAGGTAA
- a CDS encoding thiamine diphosphokinase yields MNKQAFVILMGGALTPTDRLAGHLKGARVIAADGGMRHAKALGLTPELWVGDFDSTTQALIDEWPDVVREPYPAAKNETDGEIATAEALARGAKRLVFAGALGGERSDHAFMHLLYAVKLAEDGLDVLLTSGEEEAYPLLPGTRDIDLPKGSLFSVLGLETLAGLSIEGARYPLKDFHLPFGSSRTISNVAEGTVRFTLSSGRAIVLARPHDLSGA; encoded by the coding sequence ATGAACAAACAGGCTTTCGTGATATTGATGGGTGGCGCACTGACGCCGACGGATCGTCTGGCCGGCCATCTCAAAGGCGCGCGCGTCATCGCCGCCGATGGCGGCATGCGGCATGCGAAGGCGCTCGGCCTGACGCCGGAGCTCTGGGTCGGCGATTTCGATTCCACGACGCAGGCGCTGATTGACGAATGGCCGGATGTCGTGCGCGAGCCCTACCCCGCCGCCAAGAACGAGACGGACGGCGAGATTGCCACGGCGGAAGCCCTGGCGCGGGGGGCGAAACGCCTGGTCTTTGCCGGCGCGCTCGGCGGCGAGCGCAGCGACCATGCCTTCATGCACCTGCTCTACGCCGTCAAGCTGGCCGAGGACGGCCTCGACGTGCTTCTCACCTCCGGCGAGGAAGAGGCCTATCCGCTGCTGCCAGGCACGCGCGACATCGACCTGCCGAAGGGCAGCCTGTTTTCGGTTCTCGGCCTCGAAACGCTCGCCGGCCTCTCGATCGAGGGCGCCCGCTATCCGCTCAAGGATTTCCATCTGCCGTTCGGTTCCTCGCGCACGATTTCCAATGTCGCCGAAGGCACCGTCCGCTTCACCCTTTCCTCCGGCCGGGCGATCGTCCTTGCCCGTCCTCATGACCTTTCGGGAGCCTGA
- a CDS encoding ABC-F family ATP-binding cassette domain-containing protein, whose product MAPPILKLDDIFLSFGGTPLLAGANLQVEPGDRICLVGRNGSGKSTLMKIAAGLAEPQTGEVFRHPSVTVRYLHQAPDFEGFDTVRAYAEAGLGPSDDPYRVAYLLEHLGLTGDEDPTQLSGGEARRAALARVMAPEPDILLLDEPTNHLDLPTIEWLEGELQKSRSALILISHDRRFLEKVSTATVWLDRGQSRRLNQGFAFFEAWRDKVLEEEEIEQHKLGKEIEREEHWLRYGVTARRKRNMRRLGALQDLRARHRGHSGPQGTVQATVSEARDSGKLVIEAEKITKAYGDRTIVAPFSMRVHRGDCIGLVGPNGAGKTTLLKMLTGQIEPDSGVVKLGTNLEIATLDQRREDLNLEDTLAHYLTDGRGENLIVNGEQRHVTGYMKEFLFQPEQARTPIKNLSGGERARLMLARILSRPTNLLILDEPTNDLDIETLDLLQEIVAGFSGTVILVSHDRDFLDRTVTSTIAPANPDAPDGRWIEYAGGYSDMMAQRKGAQEEKKRTDKAEKARSADNGSSAAAPKTTKGKLSFKQKFALENLPKDMENAEAEIAKREKEMADPTLFSKNPTRFSTLAAELEKLRASITKMEEEWLELEMLREELEG is encoded by the coding sequence GTGGCACCGCCCATTCTGAAACTCGACGATATCTTCCTCTCCTTCGGCGGCACGCCGCTGCTTGCCGGCGCCAACCTGCAGGTCGAGCCCGGCGATCGCATCTGCCTCGTCGGCCGCAATGGTTCCGGCAAATCGACGCTGATGAAGATCGCCGCCGGCCTTGCCGAGCCGCAGACCGGCGAGGTTTTCCGCCATCCGTCCGTGACCGTCCGTTACCTGCATCAGGCACCGGATTTCGAGGGCTTCGACACCGTTCGCGCCTATGCCGAGGCAGGTCTCGGGCCGAGCGACGATCCCTACCGCGTCGCCTATCTGCTGGAACATCTGGGCCTCACCGGCGACGAGGACCCGACGCAGCTCTCGGGCGGTGAAGCCCGTCGCGCCGCCCTTGCCCGCGTCATGGCGCCGGAGCCGGATATTCTTTTGCTCGACGAACCGACCAACCATCTCGACCTGCCGACCATCGAATGGCTCGAAGGCGAACTGCAGAAAAGCCGCTCGGCCCTCATCCTGATCTCGCATGACCGGCGCTTCCTCGAAAAGGTCTCGACCGCCACTGTCTGGCTTGACCGCGGCCAATCGCGCCGCCTCAACCAGGGCTTTGCCTTTTTCGAGGCCTGGCGCGACAAGGTGCTGGAAGAGGAAGAGATCGAGCAACACAAGCTCGGCAAGGAAATCGAGCGCGAGGAGCATTGGCTTCGCTACGGCGTCACCGCAAGGCGCAAGCGCAACATGCGCCGCCTCGGCGCCCTGCAGGACCTGCGCGCCAGGCATCGCGGCCATTCCGGCCCGCAGGGCACGGTGCAGGCGACCGTCTCGGAAGCCCGCGATTCCGGCAAGCTGGTCATCGAAGCCGAGAAGATCACCAAGGCCTATGGCGACCGAACCATCGTCGCGCCCTTCTCTATGCGGGTGCATCGCGGCGACTGCATCGGCCTCGTCGGCCCGAACGGCGCCGGCAAGACGACGCTTTTGAAGATGCTGACCGGCCAGATCGAACCGGACAGCGGCGTAGTCAAGCTCGGCACCAACCTCGAAATCGCCACGCTTGACCAGCGCCGCGAGGACCTGAACCTCGAGGATACGCTGGCGCATTACCTGACTGACGGGCGCGGCGAAAACCTCATTGTCAACGGCGAGCAGCGCCACGTCACCGGCTACATGAAGGAATTCCTGTTCCAGCCGGAGCAGGCCCGCACGCCGATCAAGAACCTCTCGGGCGGCGAGCGTGCAAGGCTGATGCTCGCCCGCATCCTGTCGCGCCCGACCAACCTCCTGATCCTCGACGAGCCGACCAACGACCTTGACATCGAGACGCTCGACCTTTTGCAGGAAATCGTCGCCGGCTTCTCCGGCACCGTCATCCTCGTTTCCCACGACCGCGACTTCCTCGACCGCACCGTCACCTCGACCATCGCGCCTGCCAACCCGGACGCGCCCGACGGCCGCTGGATCGAATATGCCGGCGGCTATTCCGACATGATGGCGCAGCGCAAGGGCGCACAGGAGGAAAAGAAGCGCACTGACAAGGCCGAAAAAGCCAGGTCCGCCGACAATGGCAGCTCCGCCGCCGCGCCGAAGACCACCAAGGGCAAGCTCTCCTTCAAGCAGAAATTCGCGCTCGAAAACCTCCCGAAGGACATGGAGAACGCCGAGGCCGAGATCGCCAAACGCGAAAAGGAAATGGCCGATCCCACCCTGTTTTCCAAGAACCCCACCCGCTTCTCCACCCTCGCCGCCGAGCTTGAGAAGCTGCGTGCCTCCATCACGAAGATGGAAGAGGAATGGCTGGAACTGGAGATGCTGCGGGAGGAGTTGGAGGGGTAG
- a CDS encoding septal ring lytic transglycosylase RlpA family protein: MGIDISTAVRGLRWLAITMVCCSCAACTTTQAPNSKGYISEKVYGVKAGPRVAYGKKIPKGRGRYMVGKPYVVKGKRYYPKEEPNYDKKGVASWYGSAFRGRLTANGEIYDPDHLSAAHPTLPLPSYVRVTNLENGSSLIVRVNDRGPFHHGRIIDVSSKAADMLDLKHRGTGAVRVQYVDHARLAGHDMPYLMASYVKKSDRFPVVNPEPQIATGVMVAYQSLGDHLRSDGQSLWSTQTNFAGNTPSASYQTGTSAAVAFQTFEQFVMLPEIGHITFERPSEYALANGLGGDADVKYCLDEHIDDGVRGMCEVQVLPLPGVNRNKRLTGVISIRRRRSCRRGHRWRGTQSFFPKAKSPDCVKGGSPPVRK; encoded by the coding sequence ATGGGTATCGATATAAGTACGGCTGTCAGAGGCCTGCGATGGCTGGCGATCACGATGGTCTGCTGCAGCTGTGCTGCCTGTACGACCACGCAAGCGCCGAACAGCAAAGGATATATTTCCGAAAAGGTATACGGCGTGAAGGCGGGTCCGCGGGTCGCCTACGGCAAGAAAATTCCCAAGGGCCGTGGCCGCTATATGGTCGGCAAGCCCTATGTGGTGAAAGGCAAGCGCTATTATCCGAAGGAAGAGCCGAACTACGACAAGAAGGGCGTCGCTTCCTGGTACGGCTCGGCGTTTCGCGGGCGCCTGACCGCAAACGGCGAAATTTACGACCCGGATCACCTTTCTGCCGCGCATCCGACCCTTCCCCTGCCCAGCTATGTGCGGGTGACCAATCTTGAAAACGGTTCGTCGCTCATCGTGCGCGTCAACGATCGCGGTCCCTTTCATCACGGTCGCATCATCGACGTTTCCAGCAAGGCAGCCGACATGCTGGACCTGAAGCACCGCGGCACGGGCGCCGTTCGGGTGCAGTATGTGGACCACGCCCGCTTGGCCGGACACGATATGCCCTATCTCATGGCCTCCTACGTCAAGAAGAGTGATCGCTTCCCGGTCGTCAATCCGGAGCCTCAGATCGCAACCGGCGTGATGGTGGCCTATCAGTCGCTGGGCGACCATTTGCGGAGCGACGGTCAGTCTCTTTGGTCGACGCAGACGAACTTTGCCGGCAATACGCCAAGCGCCTCCTACCAGACAGGGACCAGCGCCGCGGTCGCGTTCCAGACATTCGAGCAATTCGTGATGTTGCCTGAGATCGGCCACATAACCTTTGAGCGGCCGTCCGAATACGCCTTGGCCAACGGCCTGGGCGGCGATGCAGATGTCAAATATTGCTTGGACGAGCATATCGATGACGGTGTGCGCGGCATGTGCGAGGTTCAAGTTCTCCCTCTACCGGGTGTCAATCGTAATAAGCGTCTGACCGGCGTGATCTCCATAAGGCGGCGCCGGTCTTGCCGAAGGGGCCACCGCTGGCGCGGGACACAATCATTCTTCCCGAAGGCGAAATCTCCGGACTGCGTGAAAGGCGGTTCTCCTCCGGTCCGAAAATGA
- a CDS encoding MarR family transcriptional regulator: MPVTAAQTKTSSDPSSQTGSKKLSNFLCFAVYSANLAFGRAYKPIMDALGLTYTQYIAMVALSEEDDQTVGALGEKLFLESNTLTPILKKLEQIGYLQRQRDPADERQVRVSLTPAGRSLLETDPAASLVDATGLGDDFFVVQQAVARLRDNLLRATQRDKA; the protein is encoded by the coding sequence ATGCCCGTGACCGCAGCACAAACAAAGACAAGCTCCGATCCGTCCTCGCAGACCGGCAGCAAAAAACTTTCGAATTTTCTCTGCTTTGCGGTCTACTCGGCGAATCTGGCCTTCGGCCGCGCCTACAAGCCGATCATGGATGCGCTCGGCCTGACCTACACCCAGTATATCGCCATGGTGGCGCTGTCCGAAGAGGACGACCAGACCGTAGGCGCGCTCGGCGAAAAGCTCTTCCTGGAATCCAACACGCTGACGCCGATCCTCAAGAAGCTGGAGCAGATCGGCTATCTCCAGCGTCAGCGCGATCCCGCCGACGAACGGCAGGTGCGGGTGAGCCTGACGCCAGCCGGACGCAGTCTTCTTGAAACGGACCCCGCCGCATCGCTGGTCGACGCCACCGGGCTCGGCGACGATTTCTTTGTGGTGCAGCAGGCCGTGGCAAGGCTGCGCGACAATCTCCTGCGGGCCACGCAGCGGGACAAGGC